The genomic interval ATTTCCAGCAATATACCCCGATACCATTTCACAAAGTTTGATGATATCAAAAGGCTTTGTAACATAAGCAAATGCCCCCAACTCCTTTGCTTTTGTTACAAGTTCTAATTCTCCATATGCAGTCATCATAATTACACGCTCAGCCAGATTCAACGCTTTTAATTCCTTTAGCGCATCGATACCATCCATCCCCGGCATTTTCATATCCATTAAAATCACATCCGGCTGCACTTCTTTTGCTTTTTCTAACGCATCATTTCCATTTGTAGCAATATTCACATCATAACCTTCATCCGTAAAAACTTCCAACAACAGACGACGAATTCCTGGCTGATCATCTACGACCAACACTTTTGATTTACTCACCTTTCTTTATCCACCTCACCCTATTCATCAGTATATATAATTACCTATTCTTTACATTTCGACTAGTAAAATTAAAATCCTGCCTAAAAAAGAGGGTTTATTGTAAATTATTTTATTCCTCCCCTTCAATGTTACGCGTAAACGATACTTTTTCGTAACAAATAAATTCTTATTTTATAAGATAAATAAAGACACGATTTGAATTTCCAAAATAAAAAATAAGCGAAAGGCTTTTTAGTCTGCCTTTCGCGTTGATAATTCTCAATAGAGGATCAATTAAAATTGTGGTGGATTTGTAAGAATATCACTTGCAGCAGACATGAAAAATGCACTTGCTGAAAAAAACAGAATCAAAACAAGAGCGCCCATCATCAAAACTGGTAAAAAATATACAAAGGCAGCTCTACCTCCAGAAAATTGATAAACTTCCCGAATCGCCAATATTCCCAGTACAACAGACCAAACTGTAATGATAAGTGTCGCCAATAAAATAATCAAAAATCCAAAGGTGGGCAAAAAGCTTGCAATTAAATAAATCGGTATAATAAGCAGCTGTAGAAAATAAGTAAATCCGATTGCCGTAAGCAACCTTTTTACTGAACCGTGTCCACCGAGTAATTCTGCAAGCAAATGCCAAACAGCAGCACAAATCCCCCAAGTCAACACACTGCAAACGATTTGTGCAACCAAAATTATGCCCTTAAAAGTTCCCTCAAAAATCCCTGCCGAAGCTGCCAAGCTAGAAAATACTGTACTAAACAAGACAATTTGACACGCCTTTGATACTTTTCCTTCCCAAACAATCACTTTGAAAGCTGCTTTAGGCTTTACTAACATATCATAAAGAAGTTCCAATACATAACTCATGTTCTTCACCTACCATTTTGCGGGTATTGCCATAGGCACTACAGATTTCACATCATTTTCTGCCGGAATAGTTTCTAATAAAGCCTTTAAAATTTCTGCTTTAT from Massilibacillus massiliensis carries:
- a CDS encoding response regulator; this translates as MSKSKVLVVDDQPGIRRLLLEVFTDEGYDVNIATNGNDALEKAKEVQPDVILMDMKMPGMDGIDALKELKALNLAERVIMMTAYGELELVTKAKELGAFAYVTKPFDIIKLCEMVSGYIAGNKGEIKIS
- a CDS encoding Yip1 family protein, whose amino-acid sequence is MSYVLELLYDMLVKPKAAFKVIVWEGKVSKACQIVLFSTVFSSLAASAGIFEGTFKGIILVAQIVCSVLTWGICAAVWHLLAELLGGHGSVKRLLTAIGFTYFLQLLIIPIYLIASFLPTFGFLIILLATLIITVWSVVLGILAIREVYQFSGGRAAFVYFLPVLMMGALVLILFFSASAFFMSAASDILTNPPQF